The following are encoded together in the Oncorhynchus gorbuscha isolate QuinsamMale2020 ecotype Even-year linkage group LG03, OgorEven_v1.0, whole genome shotgun sequence genome:
- the LOC124031186 gene encoding probable Bax inhibitor 1 isoform X2, translated as MNMFDRNIHFDSLFKFSQISRSTQLHLKNVYSSLALCMFVAAAGAYVHVITRLFQGGLLTIMGSLAMMVWLMMTPHCPQTEKKRLAILSGFAFFTGVGLGPTMDYIISINPSIIVTAFLGTSIIFVCFTLSALYAQRRSFLFLWGTLTSGLSILLLVSFLNMFLGSVMLFKAHIYLGLAIMCAFVLFDTQLIIEKAEMGDKDYIWHSVDLFLDFVTIFRKLMVILAMNEKDNKKKQ; from the exons ATGAACATGTTTGATCGGAATATACATTTTGATTCCCTTTTTAAATTTTCCCAAAT cTCCCGCTCCACTCAGCTGCACCTGAAGAATGTCTACTCCAGCCTGGCCCTGTGCATGTTTGTGGCTGCAGCTGGAGCCTACGTCCACGTCATCACCAGACTATTCCAG GGTGGGCTGTTGACAATAATGGGCTCCCTGGCCATGATGGTCTGGCTGATGATGACCCCCCACTGCCCTCAGACGGAGAAGAAGAGACTGGCTATCCTCTCTGGCTTTGCCTTCTTCACAG GTGTTGGTTTGGGCCCAACCATGGATTACATAATCTCTATTAACCCTAG CATCATAGTTACAGCCTTCCTGGGGACGTCCATCATCTTTGTGTGCTTCACACTGAGTGCTCTTTATGCCCAGCGTAGGAGCTTCCTCTTCCTCTGGG GTACTCTGACATCCGGATTGTCCATCCTGCTCCTGGTCTCTTTCCTCAACATGTTCCTGGGGTCTGTCATGTTGTTCAAG gcTCACATATACCTTGGCCTGGCCATCATGTGTGCATTTGTGCTATTTGACACTCAACTCATCATTGAGAAGGCTGAGATGGGAGACAAAGACTACATATG GCACTCTGTGGATCTCTTCTTGGACTTTGTGACTATCTTCAGGAAGCTAATGGTTATTTTGGCCATGAATGAGAAG GACAACAAGAAGAAGCAGTAA
- the LOC124031186 gene encoding probable Bax inhibitor 1 isoform X1, with the protein MNMFDRNIHFDSLFKFSQISRSTQLHLKNVYSSLALCMFVAAAGAYVHVITRLFQGGLLTIMGSLAMMVWLMMTPHCPQTEKKRLAILSGFAFFTGVGLGPTMDYIISINPSIIVTAFLGTSIIFVCFTLSALYAQRRSFLFLWGTLTSGLSILLLVSFLNMFLGSVMLFKAHIYLGLAIMCAFVLFDTQLIIEKAEMGDKDYIWHSVDLFLDFVTIFRKLMVILAMNEKQDNKKKQ; encoded by the exons ATGAACATGTTTGATCGGAATATACATTTTGATTCCCTTTTTAAATTTTCCCAAAT cTCCCGCTCCACTCAGCTGCACCTGAAGAATGTCTACTCCAGCCTGGCCCTGTGCATGTTTGTGGCTGCAGCTGGAGCCTACGTCCACGTCATCACCAGACTATTCCAG GGTGGGCTGTTGACAATAATGGGCTCCCTGGCCATGATGGTCTGGCTGATGATGACCCCCCACTGCCCTCAGACGGAGAAGAAGAGACTGGCTATCCTCTCTGGCTTTGCCTTCTTCACAG GTGTTGGTTTGGGCCCAACCATGGATTACATAATCTCTATTAACCCTAG CATCATAGTTACAGCCTTCCTGGGGACGTCCATCATCTTTGTGTGCTTCACACTGAGTGCTCTTTATGCCCAGCGTAGGAGCTTCCTCTTCCTCTGGG GTACTCTGACATCCGGATTGTCCATCCTGCTCCTGGTCTCTTTCCTCAACATGTTCCTGGGGTCTGTCATGTTGTTCAAG gcTCACATATACCTTGGCCTGGCCATCATGTGTGCATTTGTGCTATTTGACACTCAACTCATCATTGAGAAGGCTGAGATGGGAGACAAAGACTACATATG GCACTCTGTGGATCTCTTCTTGGACTTTGTGACTATCTTCAGGAAGCTAATGGTTATTTTGGCCATGAATGAGAAG CAGGACAACAAGAAGAAGCAGTAA